The Rana temporaria chromosome 4, aRanTem1.1, whole genome shotgun sequence genome contains a region encoding:
- the LOC120935321 gene encoding G-protein coupled receptor 55-like gives MENTSFEQGNSSDIHPSVQLFQLVLYIPTFIFGFIFNMLALWILFFRIKKWIEATTYMTALIIFDSLLLVMLPFKIKAYRMGQSWSLGFGVCTFLESLYFVNMYGSILISVSICMDRYIAVQFPFQSKRFRSPKKATIVCAFLCIFVWGTSIGFLANLRDAKDSHCFYGFSIRTWSNRTMVTLLEAVFLICAVLLIVCTTHIIITIKKKRQASLHNAKAVKVLIANLITFMLSFAPFHVSLLLYYLAKNYIILEKYKGQLRIFLQLSLSFSNINCFLDGVCYYCILREFEKSIKKLPMTS, from the coding sequence ggtAACTCCAGTGACATCCATCCATCTGTACAGCTGTTCCAATTAGTTTTGTACATCCCAACATTTATCTTTGGTTTCATCTTTAACATGTTAGCCTTATGGATACTGTTCTTCAGGATTAAGAAATGGATAGAAGCAACAACCTATATGACAGCTCTGATCATCTTTGACTCCTTGCTGTTAGTCATGCTGCCATTTAAAATAAAAGCATATAGGATGGGGCAGAGCTGGAGCCTTGGATTTGGTGTGTGCACATTCCTGGAGAGTCTCTACTTTGTCAATATGTATGGTAGCATTTTGATATCAGTTAGTATCTGTATGGATCGTTACATAGCTGTACAATTTCCCTTTCAGTCCAAGCGCTTCAGATCCCCTAAGAAAGCaactattgtctgtgcttttctCTGCATTTTTGTATGGGGAACATCAATTGGTTTTCTTGCTAATTTAAGAGATGCCAAAGATTCACATTGTTTCTATGGGTTTTCAATTCGCACTTGGAGTAACAGGACCATGGTCACTTTACTGGAGGCAGTGTTTCTCATTTGCGCTGTCCTACTAATTGTCTGTACAACTCATATCATTATcacaattaaaaagaaaagacaaGCTAGCTTGCACAATGCAAAGGCAGTCAAGGTTCTCATAGCGAATCTGATCACTTTCATGCTCTCATTTGCACCTTTTCATGTGTCTTTATTATTGTACTATCTAGCGAAAAATTATATTATCTTAGAAAAATACAAAGGGCAATTGCGAATATTCCTCCAGTTGAGCCTCTCTTTTTCTAACATCAATTGTTTTCTGGATGGTGTATGCTATTATTGTATTCTCAGAGAGTTTGAGAAATCCATCAAGAAATTACCAATGACTAGCTGA